A part of Denitratisoma oestradiolicum genomic DNA contains:
- the recD gene encoding exodeoxyribonuclease V subunit alpha, whose translation MTVLQRLEALAGSGALEAIDLHFARAVARWGGEDEAVVLGAALVSHLAGAGHVCADLASMADGPLPFDRDWIAPSLAAWQEAVRNHPACVGDGSAPLVLDGCRLYLARHWRDEGHVAAELARRASDPLVVDEALLARQLDALFDAADPAVAGQRQAAALAARQRVVLISGGPGTGKTTTLAALLALAIGQCTQGGTASESVAGASTGSARTVAPLARTGAPLRVLLAAPTGKAAARMQESVGAAKRRLSLAPEVAALIPDQARTLHRLLGLRPGGGARHHAGHPLAVDLLVVDEASMVDLALMAKLLAALPPQARLVLLGDRDQLASVEAGAVFADLCFAAGSGGILASGYGQLSHSFRFGGMAGIGRLARCLRNGDGDGTVALLTEGSDGLQWQQTPVAEALVQGTLEGYAPYLDAVVSGAPPSELHRCFASFRLLAAHRQGPWGVGRFNAAIERALGQRFGHGQRQPWYAGRPVMVNANDYTLGLFNGDIGIAAPDGHGELMVWFEGDDGLRAIPPHRLPAFDPAWALTVHKSQGSEFDAVLLALPDQPSPLVTRELVYTAVTRAKQQVSLWATPGALRDACGKGIARYSGLAGRLK comes from the coding sequence ATGACCGTCCTGCAACGCCTCGAAGCCCTGGCCGGCAGCGGCGCCCTGGAGGCCATCGACCTGCATTTCGCCCGGGCGGTGGCCCGCTGGGGCGGGGAAGATGAGGCCGTGGTCCTGGGCGCTGCCCTGGTCAGCCACCTGGCCGGCGCCGGCCATGTCTGTGCCGATCTGGCATCCATGGCCGATGGCCCCCTGCCTTTCGACAGGGACTGGATCGCCCCTTCCCTGGCGGCCTGGCAGGAGGCAGTGCGGAATCATCCGGCCTGCGTTGGCGACGGCAGCGCCCCCCTGGTGCTGGACGGTTGTCGCCTCTACCTGGCCCGTCACTGGCGCGACGAGGGCCATGTTGCCGCCGAACTGGCGCGCCGGGCCAGCGATCCCCTGGTGGTGGACGAGGCCTTGCTGGCCCGGCAGCTCGACGCCCTGTTCGATGCCGCCGATCCGGCCGTCGCCGGCCAGCGCCAGGCTGCGGCCCTGGCGGCGCGGCAGCGGGTGGTCCTGATCTCCGGCGGCCCCGGCACCGGCAAGACCACGACCCTGGCCGCCTTGCTGGCCCTGGCCATTGGTCAATGCACCCAGGGGGGAACGGCTTCCGAGTCTGTCGCGGGGGCTTCGACAGGCTCAGCCCGAACGGTGGCGCCCTTAGCTCGAACGGGGGCTCCCCTGCGCGTCCTCCTCGCCGCCCCTACCGGCAAGGCCGCCGCCCGCATGCAGGAGTCCGTGGGGGCGGCCAAGCGTCGTCTGTCCCTGGCGCCCGAGGTGGCCGCCCTGATTCCCGATCAGGCCCGTACCTTGCATCGCCTGCTGGGCCTGCGTCCCGGCGGCGGGGCGCGGCATCACGCCGGTCATCCCCTGGCCGTGGATCTGCTGGTGGTGGACGAGGCTTCCATGGTGGACCTGGCCCTGATGGCCAAGCTGCTGGCGGCCCTGCCGCCCCAGGCCCGGCTGGTGCTGCTGGGGGACCGGGACCAACTGGCCTCGGTGGAGGCGGGCGCCGTTTTTGCCGACCTGTGCTTTGCCGCCGGAAGCGGCGGCATCCTGGCGTCGGGCTACGGCCAGTTGAGCCACAGTTTTCGCTTCGGCGGCATGGCCGGCATCGGCCGGCTTGCCCGCTGTCTACGGAATGGCGATGGCGATGGTACTGTGGCCTTGTTGACTGAGGGTTCCGATGGCCTTCAGTGGCAACAAACGCCCGTTGCCGAAGCCCTGGTGCAGGGCACCCTGGAAGGCTATGCCCCTTATCTCGATGCTGTGGTCAGTGGTGCCCCACCTTCGGAACTACATCGCTGCTTTGCCTCCTTCCGCCTGCTGGCCGCCCACCGCCAGGGTCCCTGGGGTGTGGGCCGCTTCAACGCCGCCATAGAACGGGCACTGGGCCAGCGCTTCGGTCACGGCCAGCGCCAGCCCTGGTATGCCGGCCGCCCGGTGATGGTGAACGCCAACGACTACACCCTGGGACTGTTCAATGGTGACATCGGCATAGCTGCGCCGGACGGCCATGGTGAGCTGATGGTCTGGTTCGAGGGGGATGACGGCCTGCGCGCCATTCCACCCCACCGTCTGCCTGCCTTTGACCCGGCCTGGGCGCTGACGGTGCATAAGAGCCAGGGCTCCGAATTCGACGCCGTGCTCCTGGCCCTGCCGGACCAGCCCTCACCTCTGGTGACCCGGGAACTGGTGTACACCGCTGTCACGCGGGCGAAACAGCAGGTTTCCCTATGGGCGACCCCAGGTGCGCTGCGGGACGCTTGTGGCAAGGGGATAGCAAGGTACTCGGGGTTGGCGGGGCGGTTGAAGTGA
- a CDS encoding 23S rRNA (adenine(2030)-N(6))-methyltransferase RlmJ gives MLSYRHAFHAGNHADVLKHFVLVQLLRHFNQKDKPYWVVDTHAGAGLYDLQSVYASKNAEFSGGIGRLWERKNLPAPLADYVDQVRHFNPDGRLRNYPGSPALALSLMREADRLRLFELHSTDARVLADTLGRAFPGREKHYALRQADGFAELKSVLPPPPRRGFTLMDPAYEDKRDYLRALAAVKEGLARFATGTFALWYPQVQRGDSRQLPEKLKKLPASWLHVSLTVQAPSEDGFGMHGSGLFILNPPWTLASTLKDCLPLLTEALAQDDQARHQLELQETAPAPTRPKKNSA, from the coding sequence ATGCTCAGTTATCGCCACGCCTTCCATGCCGGCAACCATGCCGACGTCCTCAAGCATTTCGTCCTGGTCCAGTTGCTGCGCCATTTCAACCAGAAGGACAAGCCCTACTGGGTGGTGGATACCCATGCCGGCGCCGGCCTCTACGATCTGCAATCGGTCTATGCCAGCAAGAACGCCGAGTTCTCCGGCGGCATCGGCCGGCTCTGGGAGCGCAAGAATCTGCCCGCCCCCCTGGCCGACTACGTGGACCAGGTGCGCCATTTCAACCCCGACGGCCGGCTGCGCAATTACCCGGGCTCCCCGGCCCTGGCCCTCTCCTTGATGCGGGAGGCCGACCGGTTGCGGCTCTTCGAGCTGCACAGCACCGATGCGCGGGTCCTGGCCGACACCCTGGGCCGGGCCTTTCCGGGCCGGGAGAAGCATTACGCCCTACGCCAAGCCGACGGTTTTGCCGAACTCAAGTCGGTGCTGCCCCCGCCGCCCCGGCGCGGCTTCACCCTGATGGACCCGGCCTACGAGGACAAGCGCGACTACCTGCGCGCCCTGGCCGCCGTGAAGGAAGGCCTCGCCCGCTTCGCCACCGGCACCTTCGCCCTCTGGTATCCCCAGGTGCAACGGGGCGACTCCCGCCAGTTGCCGGAAAAACTCAAAAAACTGCCCGCCAGTTGGCTCCACGTCAGCCTCACCGTCCAGGCCCCGTCGGAGGACGGCTTCGGCATGCACGGCAGCGGCCTGTTCATCCTCAATCCCCCCTGGACCCTGGCGTCCACCCTGAAGGACTGCCTGCCTCTGCTCACCGAGGCCCTGGCCCAGGACGATCAGGCCCGCCATCAACTGGAACTCCAGGAAACCGCCCCGGCTCCGACCCGGCCAAAAAAGAACTCTGCATGA
- a CDS encoding alkaline phosphatase family protein, whose amino-acid sequence MKKFCRLILLAVLAGATQAMAGWMPNHTVVVILENKSFQDFIGNPDAPWLNRLAAGSALMTRAYFAESPYGITPRGFRHPLPTRGSQVNYLYFLSGNDQGMRPDWFQQPNSPYKGKVLHDLYGEKLAAPLADTPRGVSNSMIPAAMRPFATPNLGAAILTRGLTYATFSESLPHPLFDEMAHNPPGAIDGYARRHNPGINWINFNGRPVAQERQRFLLPVESNLAMVNTVTPDGRKFPGFAVDAEGRPRGYEHLPTLSIVVPTNDTNAHTGSIAAADQWLATHIEPYARWAREHNSLLIIHTDEDGFTDLENGSGPADQAIGRMMGGKTVGYQYGTDRVLTLFYGPEGKVIPGSHEERIDHLNVLATLLERYGALETFRRDFAAVHVDAQPDARLAEEARREFANLRPLRDVFGEGPALPPLPYRK is encoded by the coding sequence ATGAAAAAATTCTGCCGACTGATTTTGCTCGCCGTCCTGGCCGGCGCCACCCAGGCGATGGCGGGCTGGATGCCCAATCATACGGTGGTGGTGATCCTGGAGAACAAGTCCTTCCAGGACTTCATCGGCAATCCGGACGCTCCCTGGCTGAACCGGCTGGCTGCCGGCAGCGCCCTGATGACCCGGGCCTATTTCGCCGAGTCCCCCTACGGCATCACGCCCAGGGGCTTCAGGCATCCCCTGCCGACCCGGGGCAGCCAGGTGAATTACCTTTACTTCCTTTCCGGCAACGACCAGGGCATGCGCCCCGACTGGTTCCAACAGCCAAACTCTCCCTACAAGGGCAAGGTGCTGCACGACCTCTATGGGGAAAAGCTGGCGGCGCCCCTGGCGGACACGCCCAGAGGCGTCTCCAACAGCATGATCCCGGCGGCCATGCGACCCTTTGCCACCCCCAACCTGGGCGCGGCCATCCTGACCCGGGGCCTGACTTACGCGACCTTTTCCGAGTCCTTGCCCCATCCCCTGTTCGACGAAATGGCCCATAACCCACCGGGGGCTATTGATGGCTATGCCCGACGCCACAATCCGGGCATCAACTGGATCAATTTCAACGGCAGGCCCGTGGCGCAGGAGCGGCAGCGCTTCCTGCTGCCGGTGGAGAGCAATCTGGCCATGGTCAATACCGTGACTCCCGATGGCAGGAAGTTCCCCGGTTTTGCGGTGGATGCCGAGGGCCGGCCCCGGGGCTATGAACATCTGCCCACGCTGTCCATCGTCGTGCCCACCAACGATACCAATGCCCATACCGGCAGCATCGCCGCCGCGGACCAGTGGCTGGCCACCCATATCGAGCCCTATGCCCGCTGGGCGCGAGAGCACAACAGCCTGCTGATCATCCATACCGACGAGGACGGCTTCACCGATCTGGAAAACGGCAGCGGCCCCGCGGACCAGGCCATCGGCCGGATGATGGGAGGCAAGACTGTGGGTTACCAGTACGGCACCGACCGTGTCCTGACCCTGTTTTATGGCCCAGAGGGCAAGGTGATCCCGGGCAGCCACGAGGAACGCATCGATCATCTGAACGTGCTGGCCACGCTCCTGGAGCGCTATGGCGCCCTGGAAACCTTCCGCCGGGATTTCGCCGCGGTTCATGTGGACGCCCAACCCGATGCCCGCCTGGCCGAGGAGGCCCGGCGCGAGTTTGCCAACCTGCGTCCCCTGCGGGATGTTTTCGGCGAGGGCCCGGCCCTGCCGCCGCTGCCCTACCGGAAATGA
- a CDS encoding pseudouridine synthase, which yields MDLKPQRRLRVVKSTTPQPERKPAPSPETNPAGVRISKLMAERGLCSRREADGYIEQGLVFVNGERVTELGTRALPDAEITLAGAAKLSQSKRVTILIHKPIGYVSGQAEDGHQPAVSLISERSHWSGDQGQRFYPAHLRGLAPAGRLDIDSTGLLVLTQDGRVARQLIGDDSEVEKEYLVRVEGRLAENGLALLNHGLSLDGHVLRPARVEWLNDDQLRFVLKEGRKRQIRRMCELVGLRVLGLKRVRIGRLRLGDLPVGQWRYLGGGEGF from the coding sequence ATGGACCTCAAACCTCAGCGCCGGCTGCGGGTGGTGAAATCCACCACGCCCCAGCCCGAACGAAAACCCGCTCCCTCACCGGAAACCAACCCGGCGGGCGTGCGCATTTCCAAGCTGATGGCGGAACGAGGCCTGTGCTCCCGGCGGGAGGCCGACGGCTATATCGAGCAGGGCCTGGTCTTTGTCAATGGCGAGCGGGTCACGGAGCTGGGCACCCGGGCGCTGCCGGATGCCGAGATCACCCTGGCCGGCGCGGCCAAGCTCAGCCAGTCCAAGCGGGTCACCATCCTGATCCACAAGCCCATCGGTTATGTCTCCGGCCAGGCCGAGGATGGCCATCAGCCGGCAGTGAGCCTGATCTCCGAGCGCAGCCACTGGTCCGGCGACCAGGGGCAACGCTTCTATCCCGCCCACCTGCGGGGCCTGGCGCCGGCGGGGCGGCTGGACATCGACTCCACGGGCCTGCTGGTGCTGACCCAGGACGGACGGGTGGCCCGGCAGTTGATCGGCGACGACTCCGAAGTGGAGAAGGAATATCTGGTGCGGGTGGAGGGCCGGCTGGCGGAAAACGGTCTGGCCCTGCTCAATCACGGTCTTTCCCTGGACGGCCATGTGCTGCGTCCGGCCCGGGTGGAATGGCTCAACGACGATCAGTTGCGCTTTGTGCTCAAGGAAGGCAGAAAGCGCCAGATCCGCCGCATGTGTGAGTTGGTGGGGCTGCGGGTGCTGGGCCTGAAGCGGGTCCGCATCGGCCGCCTGCGCCTGGGGGACCTGCCTGTGGGGCAGTGGCGCTACCTGGGGGGGGGCGAGGGATTTTGA
- a CDS encoding bacteriohemerythrin: MTILWRDGLSVGNDWIDSDHQHLIALINTTQQALTSDLPMADLQKVIDELRDYTHAHFAMEERMMITLSYAKYDLHKHAHLELIEQLAQATKPIQEIDQTQCPTTARLPDGVRENLIALLRHWLLDHIVKEDMQYRPLLAEKPRSFAP, translated from the coding sequence TTGACTATCCTTTGGCGCGATGGATTGAGTGTCGGCAACGACTGGATCGACTCCGATCACCAGCACCTCATAGCACTCATCAATACTACGCAACAGGCGCTCACCAGCGATCTGCCCATGGCCGATCTGCAAAAAGTCATTGATGAATTGCGGGACTACACCCATGCGCATTTCGCCATGGAGGAGCGCATGATGATCACCCTGAGCTACGCCAAGTATGACCTGCACAAGCATGCCCATCTCGAACTGATCGAGCAGTTGGCCCAGGCAACAAAACCTATTCAGGAAATTGACCAGACCCAGTGCCCTACCACCGCCCGGCTACCTGACGGGGTCAGGGAGAACCTGATTGCGCTGCTGCGTCACTGGTTGCTGGACCACATCGTGAAAGAGGACATGCAGTACAGGCCTCTTTTGGCAGAAAAACCCAGAAGCTTTGCACCTTGA